The following coding sequences lie in one Musa acuminata AAA Group cultivar baxijiao chromosome BXJ3-1, Cavendish_Baxijiao_AAA, whole genome shotgun sequence genomic window:
- the LOC135628703 gene encoding glutamine synthetase nodule isozyme-like, translating into MSLLRELLDLNLTETTEKIIAEYIWIGGSGMDMRSKARTLPGPVSDPSKLPKWNYDGSSTGQAPGDNSEVIVHPQAIFKDPFRRGNNILVMCDAYTPAGDPIPTNKRFNAQKIFSHPDVIAEEPWYGIEQEYTLFQRDVPWPLGWPVGGFPGPQGPYYCGTGADKAFGRDIVNSHYKACLYAGINISGINGEVMPGQWEFQVGPAVGITAGDQLWVARYILERITEIAGAVLSFDPKPMQGDWNGAGAHTNYSTKSMRNDGGIEVIKKAIEKLSKKHKEHIAAYGEGNDRRLTGRHETADISSFSWGVANRGASVRVGRETEKDGKGYFEDRRPASNMDPYVVTSMIAETTILWKP; encoded by the exons ATGTCTCTACTCCGAGAGCTCCTCGACCTCAACCTCACCGAGACCACCGAGAAGATCATAGCCGAGTACATATG GATCGGCGGATCGGGCATGGACATGAGGAGCAAAGCCAGG ACTCTACCGGGGCCGGTGTCGGATCCGAGCAAGCTTCCCAAGTGGAACTACGACGGATCCAGTACGGGTCAGGCTCCAGGGGATAACAGTGAAGTCATCGTACA TCCTCAGGCAATATTCAAGGATCCATTCAGGAGGGGAAACAATATTTTG GTGATGTGTGATGCGTATACACCAGCAGGGGATCCGATCCCTACCAACAAAAGGTTCAACGCGCAGAAGATCTTTAGCCACCCTGATGTGATAGCCGAGGAGCCCTG GTATGGCATCGAGCAAGAGTACACTCTGTTTCAGAGGGATGTTCCCTGGCCCCTTGGATGGCCAGTTGGTGGCTTCCCTGGTCCTCAG GGCCCTTACTATTGTGGTACTGGAGCTGATAAGGCATTTGGTCGTGACATTGTCAACTCTCATTACAAGGCATGCCTGTATGCTGGAATCAACATTAGTGGAATCAATGGAGAAGTGATGCCTGGTCAG TGGGAGTTTCAAGTAGGACCTGCCGTTGGAATTACTGCTGGTGATCAGTTGTGGGTAGCCCGCTACATCCTTGAG AGGATTACTGAAATTGCAGGAGCTGTTCTGTCCTTTGACCCCAAACCCATGCAG GGAGACTGGAATGGTGCTGGTGCTCATACGAACTACAG CACCAAGTCTATGAGAAATGATGGTGGAATAGAAGTGATTAAGAAGGCAATTGAGAAACTTAGCAAGAAGCACAAGGAACATATTGCTGCATATGGTGAGGGCAATGACAGGAGATTAACGGGTCGTCATGAAACTGCTGACATCAGCTCTTTTTCATGG GGAGTTGCAAACCGTGGAGCATCGGTTCGCGTGGGACGTGAAACAGAAAAAGATGGCAAAG GATACTTTGAGGACAGAAGACCAGCTTCCAACATGGATCCTTATGTTGTGACCTCCATGATTGCTGAAACCACCATTCTTTGGAAGCCTTAA
- the LOC135628704 gene encoding pentatricopeptide repeat-containing protein At5g48730, chloroplastic-like, with protein MAAASARSPLSASHPRDDLKKKNLNKNSTVAVAAAVQSQPDRRSSGRSEREKEKVRKEREEEREKKEVVNRRIASKKAISIILRREATKAVIEKKRGRTNSRKLLPRTVLEALHERITALRWESALKVFELLREQLWYRPNSGIYIKLLVMLGKCKQPERAQALFQAMVDEGCIITHESYTALVSAYSRSGLLDQAFSLLNKMKTIDGCQPDVHTYSILIKSCVQVFAFDKVQILLSDMESQGIKPTIITYNTLVDAYGKAGRFAEMESTLMEMLSNHDCKPDVWTMNATLRAFGGSGQIEMMEKCYDKFQSSGISPDIKTFNILLDSYGKAKRYEKMGAVMEYMQKYYFSWTVVTYNVVIDAFGRAGDLKQMEYIFRLMKSEGIKPNCVTLCSLVRAYGRTGSVDKIKAVVRFIGNSDVMLDVVFFNCLVDAYGRAGCLVEMREVLEMMKARGCTPDKVTYSTMIKAYLSRGIDGDHVQGLRDFYREKIA; from the exons ATGGCAGCTGCGTCTGCTCGTTCCCCGCTTTCCGCTTCCCATCCTCGCGACGATCTCAAGAAGAAGAATCTAAACAAGAATAGTACAGTGGCCGTGGCGGCAGCAGTGCAGTCGCAGCCAGACAGACGCAGCTCCGGGAGAAGCgaaagggagaaggagaaggtgaggaaggagagggaggaggagagggagaagaaagaggtgGTCAACCGTAGGATCGCTTCCAAGAAAGCCATATCCATCATATTGAGGCGGGAGGCCACCAAGGCCGTCATCGAGAAGAAGCGCGGCCGCACTAACTCGAGGAAACTCCTCCCCCGTACCGTTCTCGAGGCCCTCCACGAGAGGATCACTGCCCTTCGGTGGGAGTCTGCTCTCAAG GTGTTCGAACTTCTTCGTGAGCAGTTATGGTACAGGCCAAATTCTGGCATATACATAAAACTTCTTGTCATGCTTGGGAAATGTAAGCAGCCTGAAAGAGCCCAAGCTCTTTTCCAGGCTATGGTTGATGAAGGTTGCATCATAACCCATGAGTCATACACTGCTCTTGTCTCAGCATATAGTAGAAGTGGTCTCCTTGATCAAGCATTTTCCTTGCTGAACAAGATGAAGACTATTGATGGCTGCCAGCCTGATGTTCATACCTATTCCATTCTCATCAAATCCTGTGTGCAAGTCTTTGCATTTGACAAAGTTCAGATTTTACTATCTGATATGGAGAGCCAGGGTATAAAGCCAACCATCATTACATACAACACTCTAGTTGATGCTTATGGAAAAGCAGGAAG GTTTGCAGAGATGGAGTCTACACTTATGGAAATGCTCTCTAACCATGACTGCAAGCCTGATGTTTGGACAATGAATGCAACACTCCGAGCCTTTGGTGGCAGTGGGCAGATCGAAATGATGGAGAAGTGCTATGACAAGTTTCAGAGCTCTGGCATCTCTCCTGATATTAAAACATTCAACATACTTCTTGATTCCTATGGCAAGGCCAAAAGATACGAGAAGATGGGTGCTGTAATGGAGTACATGCAGAAGTACTACTTTTCATGGACAGTGGTGACTTACAATGTCGTTATTGATGCATTTGGGAGGGCGGGAGATCTGAAACAAATGGAGTACATCTTTAGATTAATGAAGTCCGAAGGGATCAAGCCAAATTGTGTCACACTCTGCTCACTTGTCAGAGCATATGGAAGGACGGGATCGGTGGATAAAATAAAGGCTGTAGTGAGATTCATCGGGAACTCTGATGTGATGTTAGATGTAGTCTTCTTCAACTGCTTGGTGGATGCATATGGCCGAGCAGGATGCTTGGTCGAGATGAGGGAAGTGCTAGAGATGATGAAGGCTCGAGGGTGTACGCCCGACAAGGTAACCTATAGCACCATGATCAAGGCTTATCTCAGTAGAGGAATCGATGGTGATCATGTTCAAGGCCTTCGAGATTTCTATAGAGAAAAGATTGCTTAA
- the LOC135628702 gene encoding plastid division protein CDP1, chloroplastic-like codes for MALSHTVFGLPLRCGSVGNATFEERRRSLAVTGVASLACGRERRVLSEPSPEAKSRTSRMEISGQAKMKVLEAPAIENGQVRDRVEIPVTCFQLLGVTVQAEKDEIVKAVMELKNSTIEDGYTAETIVSRKDLLMDVRDKLLFEPEYAGNIKEKVPPKSSLRIPWSWLPVALCLLQEVGEVKLVLEIGRVALQLPDAKPYSHDLLLSMALAECSIAKVGFEKNKVSEGFEALARAQYLLKSNVSLAKMPLLSQVEESLEDLAPACTLELLGLPLIPDSAERRRGALAALQELIRQGLDVESSCRVQDWPSFLIQAMNRLMATEIVDLLSWDTLAVTRKNKKSIESQSQRVVLDLNCFYLAMVAHIALGFSMRQNEMITRAKAICECLIISDGADLKFEEAFCSFLLGQTGGMETVEKLLQLETIRSCTSQNSRSGMSGTYKDKGTVNQTLETWLKDAVLSLFPDTRDCPPSLANFFGSPKRILSSGNQKKIGTMKTLPSAGHYVSSFGLLVDHRTSGAQSAKVNSTNNLGEAVKQLAPVNLQSQMAVGKTNGNASSLSSQLKRNLDLHHQGFWESWLNKGDITGKAAYMTLAGCILFGAFKLLAMQFGHLKMPHELKSINHCITSEAAALSHFAGGDSTSAFRGRDIMWQLRKLWSMFSQRLEHKISVGSMQNGWPTDLSPLSTSAGFMIHKRHMALEEAEALVHQWQDIKAEALGPSHQIQLLSNILSEAMLSKWQDLANSAKAKSCFWRFVLIQASILRAEIVSDGGDDEFAEIEAVIEEAAELVDESEPKKPSYYSTYKVHYILRRQEDGSWRICRGDIQNQT; via the exons ATGGCATTGTCTCACACGGTGTTCGGGCTGCCGCTTCGGTGCGGGAGCGTCGGGAATGCAACTTTCGAGGAGAGACGGAGGTCCTTGGCTGTGACCGGCGTCGCATCTCTTGCTTGCGGCAGGGAAAGAAGGGTCCTCAGTGAGCCGTCTCCGGAGGCCAAGTCTCGTACTAGCCGCATGGAGATCTCTGGTCAGGCAAAGATGAAGGTGTTGGAGGCCCCGGCCATAGAGAATGGGCAGGTTCGAGACAGGGTGGAGATTCCTGTGACTTGTTTTCAG CTCTTAGGTGTTACGGTGCAAGCTGAAAAGGATGAGATTGTCAAAGCAGTAATGGAGCTGAAAAATTCAACAATTGAGGATGGATACACTGCAGAAACAATTGTTTCTCGGAAG GATCTCTTGATGGATGTAAGGGATAAACTTCTATTTGAACCAGAATATGCTGgcaatataaaagagaaagtacCGCCAAAATCTTCTCTTCGAATTCCTTGGTCTTGGTTGCCTGTTGCTCTATGCCTTTTGCAAGag GTTGGAGAAGTAAAGTTGGTTCTGGAAATCGGCCGAGTAGCTTTACAACTTCCTGATGCTAAGCCATATAGTCATGATTTGCTTCTCTCTATGGCTCTAGCTGAA TGCTCAATTGCAAAGGTTGGTTTTGAGAAAAACAAGGTATCTGAAGGTTTTGAAGCTCTTGCACGGGCCCAGTATCTTCTAAAGAGCAACGTCTCTTTAGCGAAAATGCCATTGCTATCACAG GTAGAAGAATCTTTGGAGGACCTTGCACCTGCTTGCACGTTGGAACTTCTGGGGTTGCCTCTTATTCCTGATAGTGCTGAACGTAGACGTGGGGCATTAGCAGCATTGCAAGAACTGATTAGACAGGGCCTAGATGTTGAATCTTCCTGTAGAGTTCAAGATTGGCCTTCTTTCTTGATTCAAGCTATGAATAGGCTAATGGCTACTGAAATAGTAGATCTTCTTTCTTGGGATACTTTGGCTGTTACTCGCAAGAACAAAAAATCAATCGAGTCTCAGAGTCAAAGAGTTGTACTCGACCTTAATTGCTTTTATTTGGCCATGGTCGCTCATATTGCTCTTGGGTTTTCGATGAGACAGAATGAGATG ATCACTAGAGCAAAAGCCATTTGTGAGTGTTTAATTATATCAGATGGAGCAGACTTGAAGTTTGAGGAAGCATTTTGTTCATTTCTTCTTGGGCAG ACTGGGGGCATGGAGACTGTTGAAAAGCTTCTGCAGCTTGAAACAATAAGGAGTTGTACTTCACAGAATTCACGATCTGGTATGAGTGGAACATACAAGGACAAGGGCACTGTGAACCAGACATTG GAAACTTGGCTGAAAGACGCTGTTCTATCTCTCTTTCCGGATACACGAGATTGCCCTCCTTCTTTG GCCAACTTTTTCGGGAGCCCAAAGCGAATTCTTAGCAGTGGCAACCAGAAGAAAATAGGGACCATGAAGACACTTCCTTCAGCCGGACACTATGTATCATCTTTTGGTCTTTTAGTAGACCATCGAACTTCTGGTGCACAATCTGCAAAGGTTAATTCAACCAATAATTTGGGAGAAGCTGTCAAGCAACTTGCACCAGTTAATTTGCAGAGCCAAATGGCAGTTGGTAAGACTAATGGTAATGCTAGCTCGCTATCTTCTCAGCTGAAAAGAAATCTTGATTTGCATCATCAAGGTTTCTGGGAAAGCTGGCTTAATAAAGGAGATATAACAGGAAAGGCTGCCTATATGACGCTTGCCGGATGCATATTATTTGGTGCATTTAAGCTGCTTGCTATGCAATTTGGTCATCTGAAAATGCCACATGAATTGAAATCAATTAACCATTGCATTACTAGTGAAGCTGCtgctttgagtcattttgctggtGGAGATAGCACATCTGCTTTTAGAGGTAGGGATATAATGTGGCAGTTACGGAAGCTTTGGTCAATGTTCAGCCAACGCCTTGAGCATAAAATTAGTGTTGGAAGCATGCAGAATGGGTGGCCCACCGATCTCTCACCTTTGTCTACTTCTGCTGGTTTTATGATACATAAACGGCACATGGCTCTTGAAGAAGCAGAAGCACTGGTCCATCAGTGGCAAGATATAAAAGCTGAGGCATTAGGTCCCAGTCATCAAATTCAATTGCTGTCCAATATTCTTTCCGAAGCAATGCTTTCAAAG TGGCAAGATCTGGCGAATTCGGCAAAAGCCAAATCCTGTTTTTGGCGATTTGTTTTAATACAAGCCTCTATTCTGCGTGCTGAGATAGTATCAGATGGAGGTGATGATGAGTTTGCTGAAATCGAGGCTGTGATTGAGGAAGCTGCTGAACTTGTAGATGAATCTGAGCCAAAAAAACCGAGTTATTACAG TACATACAAGGTTCATTACATCCTGAGAAGGCAAGAAGATGGTTCATGGAGAATTTGTAGAGGTGATATCCAGAATCAAACATGA